In the genome of Chrysemys picta bellii isolate R12L10 chromosome 17, ASM1138683v2, whole genome shotgun sequence, one region contains:
- the C17H19orf47 gene encoding uncharacterized protein C19orf47 homolog isoform X1 — protein sequence MFFHCRTAPREPGPTRGLSGFPTMVSVTMATSEWIQFFKEAGIPPGPAVNYAVMFVDNRIQKNMLLDLNKEIMNELGITVVGDIIAILKHAKVVYRQEMCKAATESVSSNQPSMQSELRRNANSAATRMIANSLSRDSPPATPVRRPDTSTSKISVTVSNKMAVKNAKAALCDPADESLVGPVKRRRVTAEMEGKYIINMPKGTTPRTKKILEQQAAKGTTGVPRTSVFDRLGAEMKADTTTGNKPTGVFSRLGDALEAEEDKAAESDDDCSVLQYAGVLKKLSKPLRKESAKPGVTIKAKATSSEAKPAVTTIRRLGNKSSGLAVKEKKPESASKVSVIQRLGKPALPTEAQDSSVTSTKNKAEPQFRVTLKRTLGSAKVSSTSEIYSAQMDNTGTVSVFKRLGKKAN from the exons ATGTTCTTTCATTGCAGGACAGCGCCGCGAGAGCCAGGCCCCACCAGGGGTCTTTCTGGATTTCCCACAATGGTGTCAGTTACCATGG CTACATCCGAGTGGATTCAGTTTTTTAAGGAAGCTGGGATTCCTCCAGGCCCTGCTGTCAACTACGCAGTTATGTTTGTGGATAACAG AATCCAGAAGAACATGCTGCTGGACCTGAACAAGGAGATCATGAATGAGCTAGGGATCACGGTGGTGGGGGATATTATCGCTATCCTCAAGCACGCTAAAGTTGTTTACAGACAG GAGATGTGCAAGGCAGCTACTGAATCGGTGTCCTCCAACCAGCCAAGTATGCAGTCAGAGCTCCGCAGGAACGCCAACAGCG CCGCCACCCGTATGATCGCTAACAGTTTAAGCCGAGATTCGCCACCTGCTACCCCTGTCCGAAGACCTGACACCAGTACGTCCAAAATCTCTGTTACTGTATCCAACAAAATGGCTGTGAAGAACGCAAAAGCAG CATTATGCGATCCAGCGGACGAGAGCCTGGTGGGCCCGGTGAAACGACGGCGAGTAACCGCGGAGATGGAAGGGAAGTACATCATCAACATGCCAAAAGGTACCACGCCCAGGACTAAGAAAATCCTGGAACAGCAGGCAGCAAAAGGTACCACTG GTGTGCCCAGGACATCTGTGTTTGACCGGCTGGGAGCTGAGATGAAGGCAGACACAACCACAGGGAATAAG CCTACAGGGGTCTTCAGCCGACTGGGGGACGCACTGGAGGCAGAGGAGGACAAAGCCGCAGAGAGTGATGACGACTGCTCCGTCCTGCAGTATGCTGGCGTCCTGAAGAAGCTCTCCAAGCCTTTACGCAAGGAAAGTGCCAAACCAGGAGTAACCATCAAAGCAAAAGCCACGAGCTCGGAGGCAAAACCAGCTGTGACGACCATTCGCCGACTTGGCAATAAGAGCTCCGGCCTGGCGGTGAAGGAAAAGAAGCCGGAATCAGCGTCCAAAGTCAGCGTCATCCAGAGACTGGGCAAGCCCGCCCTGCCCACCGAGGCCCAGGACAGCAGCGTCACCAGCACGAAGAACAAAGCTGAACCGCAGTTCAGGGTCACTCTAAAGAGGACTTTGGGTAGCGCTAAGGTAAGCAGCACCAGCGAGATCTATAGCGCTCAGATGGACAATACAGGGACTGTTAGTGTCTTTAAAAGACTGGGCAAAAAGGCAAACTGA
- the C17H19orf47 gene encoding uncharacterized protein C19orf47 homolog isoform X4, translated as MVSVTMATSEWIQFFKEAGIPPGPAVNYAVMFVDNRIQKNMLLDLNKEIMNELGITVVGDIIAILKHAKVVYRQEMCKAATESVSSNQPSMQSELRRNANSAATRMIANSLSRDSPPATPVRRPDTSTSKISVTVSNKMAVKNAKAALCDPADESLVGPVKRRRVTAEMEGKYIINMPKGTTPRTKKILEQQAAKGTTGVPRTSVFDRLGAEMKADTTTGNKPTGVFSRLGDALEAEEDKAAESDDDCSVLQYAGVLKKLSKPLRKESAKPGVTIKAKATSSEAKPAVTTIRRLGNKSSGLAVKEKKPESASKVSVIQRLGKPALPTEAQDSSVTSTKNKAEPQFRVTLKRTLGSAKVLACI; from the exons ATGGTGTCAGTTACCATGG CTACATCCGAGTGGATTCAGTTTTTTAAGGAAGCTGGGATTCCTCCAGGCCCTGCTGTCAACTACGCAGTTATGTTTGTGGATAACAG AATCCAGAAGAACATGCTGCTGGACCTGAACAAGGAGATCATGAATGAGCTAGGGATCACGGTGGTGGGGGATATTATCGCTATCCTCAAGCACGCTAAAGTTGTTTACAGACAG GAGATGTGCAAGGCAGCTACTGAATCGGTGTCCTCCAACCAGCCAAGTATGCAGTCAGAGCTCCGCAGGAACGCCAACAGCG CCGCCACCCGTATGATCGCTAACAGTTTAAGCCGAGATTCGCCACCTGCTACCCCTGTCCGAAGACCTGACACCAGTACGTCCAAAATCTCTGTTACTGTATCCAACAAAATGGCTGTGAAGAACGCAAAAGCAG CATTATGCGATCCAGCGGACGAGAGCCTGGTGGGCCCGGTGAAACGACGGCGAGTAACCGCGGAGATGGAAGGGAAGTACATCATCAACATGCCAAAAGGTACCACGCCCAGGACTAAGAAAATCCTGGAACAGCAGGCAGCAAAAGGTACCACTG GTGTGCCCAGGACATCTGTGTTTGACCGGCTGGGAGCTGAGATGAAGGCAGACACAACCACAGGGAATAAG CCTACAGGGGTCTTCAGCCGACTGGGGGACGCACTGGAGGCAGAGGAGGACAAAGCCGCAGAGAGTGATGACGACTGCTCCGTCCTGCAGTATGCTGGCGTCCTGAAGAAGCTCTCCAAGCCTTTACGCAAGGAAAGTGCCAAACCAGGAGTAACCATCAAAGCAAAAGCCACGAGCTCGGAGGCAAAACCAGCTGTGACGACCATTCGCCGACTTGGCAATAAGAGCTCCGGCCTGGCGGTGAAGGAAAAGAAGCCGGAATCAGCGTCCAAAGTCAGCGTCATCCAGAGACTGGGCAAGCCCGCCCTGCCCACCGAGGCCCAGGACAGCAGCGTCACCAGCACGAAGAACAAAGCTGAACCGCAGTTCAGGGTCACTCTAAAGAGGACTTTGGGTAGCGCTAAG GTTCTTGCCTGTATCTAG
- the C17H19orf47 gene encoding uncharacterized protein C19orf47 homolog isoform X5 gives MVSVTMATSEWIQFFKEAGIPPGPAVNYAVMFVDNRIQKNMLLDLNKEIMNELGITVVGDIIAILKHAKVVYRQEMCKAATESVSSNQPSMQSELRRNANSAATRMIANSLSRDSPPATPVRRPDTSTSKISVTVSNKMAVKNAKAALCDPADESLVGPVKRRRVTAEMEGKYIINMPKGTTPRTKKILEQQAAKGVPRTSVFDRLGAEMKADTTTGNKPTGVFSRLGDALEAEEDKAAESDDDCSVLQYAGVLKKLSKPLRKESAKPGVTIKAKATSSEAKPAVTTIRRLGNKSSGLAVKEKKPESASKVSVIQRLGKPALPTEAQDSSVTSTKNKAEPQFRVTLKRTLGSAKVLACI, from the exons ATGGTGTCAGTTACCATGG CTACATCCGAGTGGATTCAGTTTTTTAAGGAAGCTGGGATTCCTCCAGGCCCTGCTGTCAACTACGCAGTTATGTTTGTGGATAACAG AATCCAGAAGAACATGCTGCTGGACCTGAACAAGGAGATCATGAATGAGCTAGGGATCACGGTGGTGGGGGATATTATCGCTATCCTCAAGCACGCTAAAGTTGTTTACAGACAG GAGATGTGCAAGGCAGCTACTGAATCGGTGTCCTCCAACCAGCCAAGTATGCAGTCAGAGCTCCGCAGGAACGCCAACAGCG CCGCCACCCGTATGATCGCTAACAGTTTAAGCCGAGATTCGCCACCTGCTACCCCTGTCCGAAGACCTGACACCAGTACGTCCAAAATCTCTGTTACTGTATCCAACAAAATGGCTGTGAAGAACGCAAAAGCAG CATTATGCGATCCAGCGGACGAGAGCCTGGTGGGCCCGGTGAAACGACGGCGAGTAACCGCGGAGATGGAAGGGAAGTACATCATCAACATGCCAAAAGGTACCACGCCCAGGACTAAGAAAATCCTGGAACAGCAGGCAGCAAAAG GTGTGCCCAGGACATCTGTGTTTGACCGGCTGGGAGCTGAGATGAAGGCAGACACAACCACAGGGAATAAG CCTACAGGGGTCTTCAGCCGACTGGGGGACGCACTGGAGGCAGAGGAGGACAAAGCCGCAGAGAGTGATGACGACTGCTCCGTCCTGCAGTATGCTGGCGTCCTGAAGAAGCTCTCCAAGCCTTTACGCAAGGAAAGTGCCAAACCAGGAGTAACCATCAAAGCAAAAGCCACGAGCTCGGAGGCAAAACCAGCTGTGACGACCATTCGCCGACTTGGCAATAAGAGCTCCGGCCTGGCGGTGAAGGAAAAGAAGCCGGAATCAGCGTCCAAAGTCAGCGTCATCCAGAGACTGGGCAAGCCCGCCCTGCCCACCGAGGCCCAGGACAGCAGCGTCACCAGCACGAAGAACAAAGCTGAACCGCAGTTCAGGGTCACTCTAAAGAGGACTTTGGGTAGCGCTAAG GTTCTTGCCTGTATCTAG
- the C17H19orf47 gene encoding uncharacterized protein C19orf47 homolog isoform X3, whose amino-acid sequence MVSVTMATSEWIQFFKEAGIPPGPAVNYAVMFVDNRIQKNMLLDLNKEIMNELGITVVGDIIAILKHAKVVYRQEMCKAATESVSSNQPSMQSELRRNANSAATRMIANSLSRDSPPATPVRRPDTSTSKISVTVSNKMAVKNAKAALCDPADESLVGPVKRRRVTAEMEGKYIINMPKGTTPRTKKILEQQAAKGVPRTSVFDRLGAEMKADTTTGNKPTGVFSRLGDALEAEEDKAAESDDDCSVLQYAGVLKKLSKPLRKESAKPGVTIKAKATSSEAKPAVTTIRRLGNKSSGLAVKEKKPESASKVSVIQRLGKPALPTEAQDSSVTSTKNKAEPQFRVTLKRTLGSAKVSSTSEIYSAQMDNTGTVSVFKRLGKKAN is encoded by the exons ATGGTGTCAGTTACCATGG CTACATCCGAGTGGATTCAGTTTTTTAAGGAAGCTGGGATTCCTCCAGGCCCTGCTGTCAACTACGCAGTTATGTTTGTGGATAACAG AATCCAGAAGAACATGCTGCTGGACCTGAACAAGGAGATCATGAATGAGCTAGGGATCACGGTGGTGGGGGATATTATCGCTATCCTCAAGCACGCTAAAGTTGTTTACAGACAG GAGATGTGCAAGGCAGCTACTGAATCGGTGTCCTCCAACCAGCCAAGTATGCAGTCAGAGCTCCGCAGGAACGCCAACAGCG CCGCCACCCGTATGATCGCTAACAGTTTAAGCCGAGATTCGCCACCTGCTACCCCTGTCCGAAGACCTGACACCAGTACGTCCAAAATCTCTGTTACTGTATCCAACAAAATGGCTGTGAAGAACGCAAAAGCAG CATTATGCGATCCAGCGGACGAGAGCCTGGTGGGCCCGGTGAAACGACGGCGAGTAACCGCGGAGATGGAAGGGAAGTACATCATCAACATGCCAAAAGGTACCACGCCCAGGACTAAGAAAATCCTGGAACAGCAGGCAGCAAAAG GTGTGCCCAGGACATCTGTGTTTGACCGGCTGGGAGCTGAGATGAAGGCAGACACAACCACAGGGAATAAG CCTACAGGGGTCTTCAGCCGACTGGGGGACGCACTGGAGGCAGAGGAGGACAAAGCCGCAGAGAGTGATGACGACTGCTCCGTCCTGCAGTATGCTGGCGTCCTGAAGAAGCTCTCCAAGCCTTTACGCAAGGAAAGTGCCAAACCAGGAGTAACCATCAAAGCAAAAGCCACGAGCTCGGAGGCAAAACCAGCTGTGACGACCATTCGCCGACTTGGCAATAAGAGCTCCGGCCTGGCGGTGAAGGAAAAGAAGCCGGAATCAGCGTCCAAAGTCAGCGTCATCCAGAGACTGGGCAAGCCCGCCCTGCCCACCGAGGCCCAGGACAGCAGCGTCACCAGCACGAAGAACAAAGCTGAACCGCAGTTCAGGGTCACTCTAAAGAGGACTTTGGGTAGCGCTAAGGTAAGCAGCACCAGCGAGATCTATAGCGCTCAGATGGACAATACAGGGACTGTTAGTGTCTTTAAAAGACTGGGCAAAAAGGCAAACTGA
- the C17H19orf47 gene encoding uncharacterized protein C19orf47 homolog isoform X2, which produces MVSVTMATSEWIQFFKEAGIPPGPAVNYAVMFVDNRIQKNMLLDLNKEIMNELGITVVGDIIAILKHAKVVYRQEMCKAATESVSSNQPSMQSELRRNANSAATRMIANSLSRDSPPATPVRRPDTSTSKISVTVSNKMAVKNAKAALCDPADESLVGPVKRRRVTAEMEGKYIINMPKGTTPRTKKILEQQAAKGTTGVPRTSVFDRLGAEMKADTTTGNKPTGVFSRLGDALEAEEDKAAESDDDCSVLQYAGVLKKLSKPLRKESAKPGVTIKAKATSSEAKPAVTTIRRLGNKSSGLAVKEKKPESASKVSVIQRLGKPALPTEAQDSSVTSTKNKAEPQFRVTLKRTLGSAKVSSTSEIYSAQMDNTGTVSVFKRLGKKAN; this is translated from the exons ATGGTGTCAGTTACCATGG CTACATCCGAGTGGATTCAGTTTTTTAAGGAAGCTGGGATTCCTCCAGGCCCTGCTGTCAACTACGCAGTTATGTTTGTGGATAACAG AATCCAGAAGAACATGCTGCTGGACCTGAACAAGGAGATCATGAATGAGCTAGGGATCACGGTGGTGGGGGATATTATCGCTATCCTCAAGCACGCTAAAGTTGTTTACAGACAG GAGATGTGCAAGGCAGCTACTGAATCGGTGTCCTCCAACCAGCCAAGTATGCAGTCAGAGCTCCGCAGGAACGCCAACAGCG CCGCCACCCGTATGATCGCTAACAGTTTAAGCCGAGATTCGCCACCTGCTACCCCTGTCCGAAGACCTGACACCAGTACGTCCAAAATCTCTGTTACTGTATCCAACAAAATGGCTGTGAAGAACGCAAAAGCAG CATTATGCGATCCAGCGGACGAGAGCCTGGTGGGCCCGGTGAAACGACGGCGAGTAACCGCGGAGATGGAAGGGAAGTACATCATCAACATGCCAAAAGGTACCACGCCCAGGACTAAGAAAATCCTGGAACAGCAGGCAGCAAAAGGTACCACTG GTGTGCCCAGGACATCTGTGTTTGACCGGCTGGGAGCTGAGATGAAGGCAGACACAACCACAGGGAATAAG CCTACAGGGGTCTTCAGCCGACTGGGGGACGCACTGGAGGCAGAGGAGGACAAAGCCGCAGAGAGTGATGACGACTGCTCCGTCCTGCAGTATGCTGGCGTCCTGAAGAAGCTCTCCAAGCCTTTACGCAAGGAAAGTGCCAAACCAGGAGTAACCATCAAAGCAAAAGCCACGAGCTCGGAGGCAAAACCAGCTGTGACGACCATTCGCCGACTTGGCAATAAGAGCTCCGGCCTGGCGGTGAAGGAAAAGAAGCCGGAATCAGCGTCCAAAGTCAGCGTCATCCAGAGACTGGGCAAGCCCGCCCTGCCCACCGAGGCCCAGGACAGCAGCGTCACCAGCACGAAGAACAAAGCTGAACCGCAGTTCAGGGTCACTCTAAAGAGGACTTTGGGTAGCGCTAAGGTAAGCAGCACCAGCGAGATCTATAGCGCTCAGATGGACAATACAGGGACTGTTAGTGTCTTTAAAAGACTGGGCAAAAAGGCAAACTGA